The Amblyomma americanum isolate KBUSLIRL-KWMA chromosome 11, ASM5285725v1, whole genome shotgun sequence genome includes the window tACCTCTTTTACGTCGCGTTCTGATAGCTTGTCCTTCGTCGCTGTCTTGTGCGCTCCTTAAGCATATTCAAGCGCAGTCTGTTTGTGTGAGCGCTCGTGGATACTCACTAAATGATTGAATAAACTGAAACACGGGAAATGAAGCTGCTCACGAATGTAGTGTAGAAGACCGATGGCAACGATTTTAAGAGCGCGCTGCTTGATTTTTGAACTTCGCGCCGCTGTCCTGCGCTTTCCGGGCCGGTAACGATTAAGACCGAATTAGCTTGGAAAATTAGAGTGGAAGCACAGAGATTCAGTACTATCTACTGCTGTGCAAAGCATCGTTTTTTACCCTCAACCACGAATTACAACCAATGTCGGAAGGCATAATAACGTTGGTAACGTTGGCCTCAGTCCACTGTTAGAGACTTATAGTCTGGAAGCCAGAGGGCCCTACTTTACCACTAGCGCTTGCGTTCTGCATTGCGGAGATGGAGGTTTCGGAAGCATTCGAAAACGACGGGCAACTACGCGAAGCGAATCGCTCCTTTCTGATTCTTGGGAGGAAACGACCATGATATGGCAAACCAATAGGATGCAAATCTTGCATGCAATCACTGTAAATAAAAATATGTCAAAATTCCTTTTGAAACGCACAGTACGATCACGTGTCTGCAGCAGACGATGGAGCAGAAACCCAATCTCCGCGCTCGTCTGCTACAGATCGCTATAAACGACTACAAATTTACGGGGTTGATGCAGTCTGCATCAGCTGGCCGCGTTTAGCTCCGATCGTAAATCGACTGGTTCTCGCCATTCTTCTAGCAAAGCGAACTTTGCTTCCCTATACATGTGCGAGCTAACCGGCCGAGCTGCACGCACTCCTACTCCCCATTCGTACACCGCGAAGCGGCCGGAGCCCGTtagagaggaaagaaagagcacTGTGTCGCAGCCCCTTCCCTGCAGCCCCCGGGCCCGGTTCCAATGTTAGACGCAGCGTTCCCGCTGGCTCGACGGTCGCGCTCTCCCGGCGAGTCGACCTTGGGGGCGCCCCCTAATGCTCGGCGGACGGCGACACTCGCTGCCTCCGGCGTCGTTGACGTCGCAATCGTCGATAACAACGCCGCAATTCTTCAACAGCCGACGGCGCCGCACATGACGATGGGCAGCGCACAGGAATGGGTCGGCTGGGTGGCCGGAGTCGTCACGCTCGCCAGCTTCGTCGGCGGCCTGTCGCTAGCATGGCGCGTCCATCGGCGCGCGAGCTCGGCGGGCATCGCGTTCGCGCCCATGGCCGCGGCTGTCATGTGCTGTCACGCCTGGCTCCTCTACGGTCGCGCCGTGCTCGAGCCTGCCGTGGTGTGGGTGAACGCGTGGGGACTGCCGTTGCTGCTGTTCAACGCGCTGGTGCACCGCGCGTACTCCAGCGATTGGGGGCCCGGCTGGGCGCTGCTGGGGGCGCTGGCGGCGCTTCAAGTGGCTGCTCCGATGATGACTGTCTCCTGGCTGGGACGGCTCGCTTCGTTCTACACGGTGGCCTGTAACGCTGCGCCGCTGGCCCGAGTCACATCGGGCCCGTTGCCCGAGCTCGCAGTGTGGGCCCTGGCGGCGTGCGGGCTGTGGACAGCGTACGGGGCACTCGCTGGTGACGTGCTTCTCTGCTCGTCAAACTTGCTGGGTGCGCTGGTGGCTGTTGCAGAGCTGAGCGCGGCGGCCTGGTACCGTCGGAACCGTCGTAATTAGGAGGGCCCGGTATATTTACGAGGTGAGGCCATGTATAAGTGTGAGCGGCTAATATTTGCATGCAACCAGGAATCGTTTGTGCGGAATAAGCCGGGGCAAACGACAGCGCCTCGAAGACGGCACGGGCGCGTGTTCACATTCTGCGATACGCGCCAACTCGCCACATGCTTTTCCCGATTTTACTAACCGGCAGCGTGTGATGATTGGCGCGCGAATTGGTGAAGGGCTCGCACGTAGCAGTGCTCGTTTGTGTCAACTTTCAAAATAATTGCACCTCATTTCCTCATTTTGAAGCCCCCCTTTGACAGCTTTTgacagtctttgtcaaaatttCCTGGGTCATGATGACCGTGACCCAAAGGGGCGCGCACGCGGCCAAGTGGTGGCGCTGCAGCCGCCAGctaggctagctttgggagcacatggcagtacaccaaatcagggtgtacatggtgatatgggatgggcctcgttcgagagcagagaaactAGCAGTAAGAttgcatttgaggagcgattgagaaaaatgggggaaaagcagtgggcaagGAAACtgttcagatacctgtatataaggaatgttggtacgaaatggagaaagcgaactagaaaattgataagcgaatatctggacagcagtaggggggcaaatcagcaattatcagttaagaaaaaggttaaagaaacagagagagctctgtggaaaacagggaatCTGAccaaatcggcactgggaacatacagcatttttaagcaggaaattggcaaagaaaatatctatgataatttcaggggaagctctttgttgtttgaggccaggacgggagttttgcggactaagacatatagagccaggtaccatgagatagacacgttgtgcgttgcgtgcggagaggaggagtaaacggctgaacacttgatacttttctgtaaagggctgcaccctacagtggaaagcagcggggctgatttatccaaggcattggggtttaaggacagtgaagggaaagtagattttaagcgggtagaagtaaccaagcgaaggttatacgattggtggcgaAAATCAAGAGAAGTGTAAAATTTCACAAGCCATGGCTATAGGTGGCTTGAAcgaccgcccgatttaaagggttcagccttatccgtccatccatccgttgcCGGTTACGCTGCTTTGATATTTTCAGCGCCATTGTTCTGCGACCGATAACAGGCACTTCAAGAGCAAGTGCGGCATGTCTTTTATCGCCTGTTTCGTACTTGCCATCAGTAGGGCCACCTCATTTGGAGCGGCGATAGAGCCGATGTCGGCATACTGGGATGAGAGAACGTGCGAGCTGGCTTCTCGTATATACTGTTTCTAATcaagctataaaaaaaaaacgcataaagGCGATGCGCACGCATACGTGCGCGCTTCATATTTTCCAGTTTTGTTCGATCATCTCTGGAGTAAATATGCTAAGCTTTGATGCAGTGATAAGAGAACCGCATGCCGCAGTTGCTATCGTGAATCTCCGATATCGGCCAACGATGAACAAGTGTATAATGGAACGCAAACAAGTACAGAATCTTTGGATTGCGGTTGCATTGAACAAGAACGGAATGTGCAATCCAAAGAAATGACTGCTGAATAAAACTCCCATGCGACAAGCGGCTCATGCATCACAAGTAGGCACTCACCTTTTTAGCTAAGAGAAAGTTTCGCATATAGTTCTGTAATGTAGTACCTCTAAGATCTTGCTGTTTAATGGCACAACGGTGACTGTGCCGTTTATTTGAAGAACAGCAGGgatgggaaagggggggggggggggggtcgaaagtCAAAGCACGATATTGTGTATTGTGCATATATATAGGCGTGGTGTTCTTCCGTGGGAAGCCTTTGCATTGTATCACGTTTCGAGCTGTGAGGTTGTATGAAAGTCGTGTGGGAGGCCTTTGACCATTAAGTTGGGAGAGGTGCACCAATGCTCCTCTGCGCTGGAAAATGGCGTCTTCTGTGTCGTCTCGTGTTGCGCAGTAATATTAGCCTGTGTATATTATCCTCATATCACACTCACAGTATAAAGCTCATGTCTTTTATGGCACTTTCTTTACGCATCCGCAGCCTAAGTGCTGTTGGAACTAGGACAGCACTCATTGTGCTCCTGCGCAGTCATATCTCCAAGTTATCGCACTGAGCAGCCTTCGAGGTTGGTTTACTCGCCTAAAAAAGCCCCCATCGACCAATTAACTCGGAAGTTTCTGGCGCTTCACCATGAGATTAATAGTAATTTTGGTCTAAATTTGGTCGTTGTTAAGCACAGAGCTCGGGGAAAAGTTACAGAAAGAATTGTTGGACCTACAGGCGCAAATTTATTTTGTTTGTGTACGTTCATGAGTACGCTCACACTTGGGGAAaggatatattttttttattaccgTCGACTAACCGAAATTTTGCTGAGGTCTGAAGAGGATGTAATGTGGAAACTACCTCTCCCTTGTACCCTTCCAGGTTGTACGCGCATTCCAATTCAACCCAGTTGCATGGACCGCCTGCACCAACGGCGGTACATCATCTTGATGTCTGTGGAGCGACCTGCCTCGGAGAACTATGCGGTGTCTCTGCAAGTGCCGGCGATGTGTCCAGGAGACAAATGCATGGTCTATACCTCCATGCAAACTGGGCACCACGTTTGGTTCTTGGTGGCAACAGTGTAGTGGCGTCTAACGCGTACCTTCCGACTCGCAGCGGCGACTGTGTGCTGTGATGTGCGTTAATCGGAACTTTACAataaccgcggcggctgcgtttttatggaggcaaaacgctgaggcgcccgtgtgctgtgcgatgtcagtgcacgttaaaggtccccaggtggtcgaaattattccggagccctccactacggcacctcttccttttttctttcactccctcctttatctcttcccttacggcgcggttcaggtgtccgccgagatgtgagacagatactgcgccattttcttttccccaaaaaccaattattatttttactaATAACGCGGAGTGGGACAGAAACATTTGACGGAGACCCGGACACCTCTGCAATCGTGCGTCGAACAGTTAACATTCCCTGCTCCGACTGGAGGAACTGGCAGACGTCGGTGTATATAACAGGGTATATATTCCTCGTTTTATTATGGATGCTCACTCTTAAATGTATATGCGTGATTAAACGGGCCGTTCGAACTGTCCCCAGTGTTCTCCTTCAGTTGGACCCTTACAGACAAGGTTTTATCCCCGAGGGACTCTAGTTTCTTGGCGCCGCAACTTTGAATCTAGTAGCGGGGAACAAAATGTTGTATTGAAAATaggaatttttttcagaaaaaaaggccAGTTTCTCTGTCGAAGAAGCATCAACGTACTCAGTAAGAGAATGCTTTAACTTTCTGCTGAACAGTAAAATATTAGAGGAAAATATTTTGCAGAGGTTGGAAACACAAACTCCATCCACGTGGGAGACCCTTTTATTGCCGGAAGCTAAAAAGTTACCTCGACGTTCACTGTAGACTAGAAAACAGGCAAAGGCTCCTAACACTGCGTAAAGTCGCCACTCCACAAACCTAGACTTCTCAAGGGAACGGCTAGTGGGCGGCAAGCGGAAATTTGTCTGTATAGAGCAGATATCAGTCAGCCAAGGTTTCAAGCTGTACGGGCGAGAACGATGAAGTATATTGAATGCTCCGAGAGGGAAAACGGCATATGTCGGGCAAAAAAGATAGCTGCCGAAATGCGAATCAGCCGCCATATCACTCGCCACCCCAGGACAGAGCGGGAAGGCACTTGAGGCAGTCTACATCTACCGCGTGGTATGTGTCATGCCGCAACCCAGTACACATTGTGTACGATGCTTGTAGTTTATTTATCTTATGATGGAAAGGGGATGTTGAGATAGCGAAGGTATTCCTCTTCGCCTCTTCTGGAAGTGAGTGACAACAGTGGCTGTACGGTTCTGCCTTCCCCCAGCCCAGTAAAAGCGACCATAACAAAGTCCAAGTGGGTGTACAAAGTACGTCACACGCTCAAAGCACATACGCAATAGGTGAGACCGTGTGCATCACACGAACGCGGAGGATCCATTGTAGGGGAGAGTCTATCTCAATGTCATTGACATGGGCTATCAGGTGCAAGAAAAATCGGTTTTCACTTAAGAACTACATAGGCTCATAATTTTCGcttgtgttttttcttctttcaaatgatgcgttagacattagaatacataatCGCAGCGTGGTATTCGCCTCTACGACCGCAAaacaatttataactgaattcCTTCataatgctgtttcggtttcatcaaccgaacgatggttgtgacgtGCAGTTCACTTTTCGGTCACAGGCACGAAAAAAcgtgaaatataaaaaaaacgtgaaatataaacgctgatacgtTGTTTTAAGTGACTACAACACTAATGCTCTTAATTGGGCCAGAAAAACTCTGGCGATCCGCGGTGGATAATTTGTAAGAGTTAGCAGCGAAACGTTATCCAAGGTTAACACAATAAAGTTGGTTGTATCTGAGCTGGCATACTACGTTATATTCATTACATCGTTATCCATTCTTTATATTCGGGGTCAACACACTAATTTCGTTACATCCGAGATACAGACACGAAAGTTCGTCATATCCGAGGTGGCATATTTAGGTTCGGAATATCCGAGGCTAATTAACACACTAAAGTTTGTTATATCCAAGGTCACATACTAAGGTTCGGTATATCCGAGGTTAACACAGGTTCGTTATGTCCGAGGTCGTATACTTACCCAGTCGAAAAATACGACAGAGCCGATCACAAAATACAACAGGAATTTTCGTCGTCCTGTCGTTGCAACAGATTTTTTTGTAGTATTGCGAAGTTGCCTGTTGTTGCGACAGAACTGCCTCTATAGTAATGACAGGAGACAgctcaatactacagaaaattctGTTGGTACTACAAGAATTTTTGTTGTGAACTCCCAAAGTACAACAGGAAAATCTGTTGTCACAACAGAAAATTTTTCGATAGGGTTAGGTTCGGTATAATGGAGGTCAACACACTAAGGTTCATTATATCCGAGGATAACACACGAAAGGACGTTATATCCGACGTGGCATACTATTGTTCTTTATATCCGGAGTATTATACTAAGTACATATAGGTAGTATACTAACTTTGTTCGTAATccggtgggccacctgccactggCTACTGACAGGCGGCGCTAGCCATTTCCGCTCGCACTGACCCTTCAATGTTCCCTTGAGCCGGATCTGTCTTGCTGATAAGAATGTTCGGAAATCAAGCGATAGCTGATTTTGATTTTTTCATTGTAGTCACGAATGTGATAAGAAACATGAAGGAATTTATCTCACCTGAGCGGAAATCTGCCATGGACTGCGGACGATGTATAACTTGTCAAAAAGCGATTTTCTCCAGCCACCAGGCATGTGTTCTGCGGAAAACTCTGGGCCTGTAGTGCTCCAGAGGTTGGtatagctcacgcactatagtCCGCAGCTGCGCAGAGCCCTGCTCATCGACTCCAAATGGGACACGTTCAAGGTAGTCTCGAGTACCAAGTTAGCCACGTAATTAATCATGCATGGTAACATTTTGCAGAGGTCCAGCTTCACAGTGAAATCATCCAGGTTCTGAATTTCTGGTGAGTAACAGGGAACGCTTCGCGAAGCTGTGATTTATGTCTGCAGGAAGTTCACAATGGAGAACACTCCCAGCGTCCACGCGCCCAGCAATACACACGCCTAGACAGAAAGCTTGAGTGCAACCCTGAGGTTGAAGAACGTCCTAGAATCGTGCTCATGAAGAAATAACCGGCAGCAAGTAAGCTGAAAGCTTCTCCGGAAAAGAGGCGACGCGGGACGAAGAGGAGTAAAATGACCACCACGGCCAAAGGTAACAACGTTGCAGACATCGAGAAGAAATAACGCCGCTTCTTGGTGAAAGAAGGACGTAATGGTAGGCCACGACGTAGCatcaggcgggggggggggggggggggtcgttctATAGGTCGCGTATGCATAGTAGCAGCATTATGTGGAGGTAACTCAGAGGCTGTGGGCCTAGGACAACATCCACGCGCTGGTCCAGAAGCAGGGAGTCACTGCCGTAGCTTTTGCAACGCAGAATCATATGGCTGTTGAGTGTATGCTATGCCTCCATCGTATGGCCAGAGGGAACTGAGCGGTATTGACAGCGAACTGATTTTCCGGCTTATCGTAAATGGCATACCGTATTGTTTCGCTCTTGGAAAACAGCAGTGAAAGTAATGCTTGCCCCTGCAGAAACTCTTCCGGGGTTTTCAACAACTTTCTATCATGACAGCGGTTGTAACCTCAAAGGGCGCATAATTTCGCGTTCGCTGACAGTGATCATAAGACATTAGGAATCGGATAGCTTCTTCAACCCATTATCGTGCTCTTTGATGGCAGAAACACATAACACGTTCGAATGGTACTTCTGCCATCTTCTAGAATTTTACGTtctattaaaaaaatgcgttaacAAACGGTTTCCCTCCTAAAATGCTTATGTGACTCCAACACGGCGGCCTGGTAGTTCCATTGCTTGTACCAAGTCCAAAATCAAAGGTATCACCAGGATGGACGGGGCTGAGAGAAAAAGCGGGAACAAGAAGGCAACTTGAAAGCATGTTCTCATTTGTCACTGCATTACTTCGCTGTACAAGATCGAATTTGTAACAGAAATGACCACCTGTTATGAATGTAGCTCCCTTCGCGAACATATAGAGCAGACAGCTCAAAGGGTCTTCCGCATGCAAATGGTCCAACCACGAAGATGTCGCTCAGTTTCTTCATTTGCATCAATATACGCACGTTTGGGTGTTACTGCCTTCAGGACCATATCGCATGCAGGTCTGGCATGACAGGATAAGCGAATCCTCTCTTACGGTTTTAAGCACAGCACTATCGCCTAGCAGAGCGATCGACCTCTTTGAACTTCCATTCGTGACCATAGCTCTAACAGTTTTTTTTCGCTGGCGCATTACCGGCGCTTTACTTGGTTTCAGAGTCGAGACACAGTTCGTAAGCCCACTTTTCAGGATGATGGGGTAATGCCTTAATGGACCTCAGGGTAAGAGCAGTACCATCAAATTCGCCAAGAGCGCATACCTGCATCATGCACTCCGGAGCGGCCAGGTTCATCGAAACACGCTATAGATATGACGCATCAACGCTGATGATTCATCAAGGCAGTCATCAGCAACATCATATTCCAGGCTAAGTGCGTTGAAGGACGAAGGCCTCTGTCACCATTAGCCAAACTACGCAGGACTAGAGGAGTCTTCTATTGACCTTCAATTAATCCTGtcgtgtgccagctgcggcaatcTTGTCCCCGCAACCTTCCTCATTTCATCCGTCCACCTGCATACTGCTACATTGGCCttcccttgaaatccactccgctAGCCCAAAGGGCTATCGGTGTGCTACTCCACGTTAGTTTCCTTATTTGCTCCGCTGAGGCCTCGCCTGGAGATTTCCAGCCTTCCTTGTCTTCCTCATGCTGTGGCCCCAGTTTGCTCTCCTAGTTCAGATTTTGGACCGAGGAGGAAGAGTCTGCTATGATAACCACCTTGTCCAAGCGCAGCCTTTCGGAAGTCTCTAGTTTTCTAAAAACTACAAGTTTAAAATCTCCCCGTTGAGTAGCTCAGTGTTCGCTAGTGGCGGTCAGAAGATGGCGCCAGTTGCTGAATGTCCAGGAAATCGGGGCAGACAGGCTGTTCACTCGTGTAACACGTGCGTAGAATGCCTGTCCGCTGTGGGCACCGGCATCAAGTTTTGACAAGGTCGCCAGTCAGCTGAGCCCACGAAGCATTATTCTTTTCTCTCTACCTTTATCTCGTTCCAATTTTGCGAGCACAGATACGTCGCTATGACAGGCGGCCTCTAAGTTCTCGGTCCATTCACATCGTCTCTGCCATCACACGCTCGAGATAGCTCGCGGCTGATGAACCGGTTTGATTCGTTGCTACAGCTGCAACGAGTTGCAGAGCGCAGCACGAAAGTAGAATTTTAGGTGCCATCGCAATGCAGTGTTTTGAAAGCCAAGATATAGCTCAGTTTATATTCTCTGAATGTGCTCACTTAGGAACAACTCATAATGGGGAGAATTAAGAAGGAGCGACAGAGTACAACAAAGGTTAATTATATGAAGGttgcgaagaaagccaacagttcTTGACACTGAGGACGGCCTAggtgtttgttgtttactttatgtTGATCGTTGGAAAATTTGTAGTCTAAATATCTTTTTTTCGCCTAAAGATAATTTAATACAACTTAGAAGCAAggacaaccacatgccgccggggTGATGTGGGTATCTTCTCTCCTGATATATTCTTAATTATCGCTCTGCTAAAAAGTGACTGCACTGCTAATTTCCCAGTGACTAACTTTGTAAGCAAGCCACATTTCAAGACACATTTTACGTAAGAGCTGTCAGATAAAATTTGTTTTCACTTAAAACATGGAGGACTATATCCACAGCGTCTTCAAACGTTGCAGGGCAATTGCACAAACCGAAAGGTAGCCGCACAAACTGGGAACAGGCCTCGAGAACAGGAGAACGCTGACACAACATTCAACATGCTGTGGCCGATAGTAAAGCTATACACCCAGATAGCAAAGAGGGCATGGTGAGTCTTCCTGTAGCTTAGCACTTTAGGGAtagtcaaaaaataaaaattggaggtgacacttaagctccgccttaaggctatgacgcaGTAGCGTAGTGGGtaaattctcatatatgcagaaagtcatttTATACTTTACTTTCACTGATCCCTGGGGgccctcataccgctcctggtgcagtggtgcagcggttaagcgatgcgccactgccctgcgatggcaggtgctccaagcggtgggccttgtgcggcccaggatGCTCTTCACGAGCGGagaataattaatttaactgccacgtgctACTGTGGGCAGCTTGCTCAGTACTATCCCCGgtgggccggttgtgatgacgccgcaagatcCCTTGACCTATGTTGCCCACCTGCCTCTACgctgctctctgaggaccacctgccagagccatgcccgtgatttgtCGCTCACAGcgccaacgccgacaccggattttttgGTGAACGGGGCCTTGAAGCTATCACTTTAAtattaacgcgacaacgttaagggTCCAGTCCAGCGGAAAACTCGATGTCATAGTCGGTGGTGGAGGCGGCAGGAGCCAAAAAAACCCAGAGAAGCAACCAAGGTTGCGGGCGTGTCTCCTAAGCAGCACCTGCCACTGCAGCATCGGCCGCAAGCACCTCGGGCAGGGCACGTttatacttatttatttattgcccACTCTAACGTCTTTCCCGAGAacctgccagggcagtggcgcatcgcttgaccgccgCACTACTGAGCCAGGACTACTGTGAGGAGTCCatcgatctatgaatgtagagaaccaattccgcatacatggacATTAAACAATCAACGCTGTGGCATAATATccttaaggctgagcttaagtgtcccctcgagCTCTTTTTTAACAATTTGATGAAAAACAAGTTGAGAACGTTGTGCTGATCGCTCTGCAGAATATTTCCCTTTAGGTAATTTGAGCGCTCATGGAGTTCATCCTATCTGCACCATTTCGTTTTATCCTCCTAAAAACGATAACATGGaacagtagtagcagtagtagtagtaagaaGATTTGGCTCCATGGAACAGTCGTAGGTGTGTTCTTTGTGACAGCAGTTACGAGGCAGAGAATTATGCGATGGCAAAAAAAAGCAAGGCGCTATCTTCAGCTAGGCAATGTGCAGTGCCATCCACTCTTAGTACGAACGTGGCGCAGGGTGGCCGCTCTATGCGGAACGTATAAGCCTCCACAGCCACTCACGCCAGTTGCATGCGACTTGCACGCCGCCGGAGGACCGCCACTGCAGCGCTTGGAAGAGCGCAGCACTCCATGCATGCTCCAGGAACAGTTGTGTGGCTAGGATGGGCTGCAGCAACTGCGATGCATATGGGTCAGCGCTTCCAAGCTGAACTCCCTATGGGGCACCGCTCGCCCGGCCGTTATCTTGTCACCGCCGTGATGAAGCGCATGCTAACGGCGCTCCCGGCGAAGAACTTGGCAGGTATGCGCAGTGGCATGGTCCCAGGTGCACTCGCTCGCACCCAAACGATGCCCACTAAGATCTTGACAGCCTTCGCTTCTTGAACTTTGTGTTCTAAGTTCCTGAAGGGTATGGCCAACCAGGCGTAGTGCCTGACGTCACAGGAGGAGTGAAGAGCCCTTTTCTTTCTAGGAGGCACTGGACGAGTCTTAGGGTGACCGTGGGCCCCAGAAGATTGCTTGTATGCCACCAACCTTTGGGCTGAGGGCTAAATCACTGTGGTGCTGCTTCATTTTTCGGGGTAAGGAGATGGCGCAGAAACCGTCTCGCTCCTCGGTGGACACATAAACCGCTTCCCGAGGGAATGAATGAAGAaggaagtgaaataagaaagaatgATTGCTGTAACAGacagctctggaataattttgactatCGGGGGTTCTGGAACGTGCACATACACTGCAAAGCGTACGGTCGCGTTTTGCGTGTACCGAGCGATGTCACTGTACGttaaatgtgaagaaaaaaatggtggtcgatttgcgtagttagacCAAATgctaattaggtgcgctagcagctAGGTTTTCACTTCAGTTCCGGTGTCCAGATCCAGCGTTCAtggatggaagttgttcggatagcgataatggcttaatgtccacatatgcggaattggtaattttctccatttatagatccctgggagtcttcctattACTATTggtgctgtggtgcagcggtcacGCGATGAGCCACTGCTCTTctctggcaggtgctgccatcggtgggacttgggttgcttgggttgggttgacAACCCGGCTACTCTTCGCGAACACCCTCTCACTAGTaactgagctgccgcctgacatggTGCTGCCATCACTTTTTCGGTGGAGGTGTGTTAGGGCAGTCGCAGAGCGACTTTTTACGTCTTTCTTCTTATTCtttctattttcattatttctgttttgttcagcTCCTGTTAAGGTAGGCTGTACGTCACCCTACTGACCACCAGGCTGCCTTCAGCTTGAGCGTGTCCGCCTCCTTCATTCCACTGCTTCTAATCTGATCCTGCTGACCTCTTTCGTTAAATGTTCCGTAGTTGCTTTTAAAGTGGCTATACTGTGGCCGCTGTTTAGGTTGTCCTGCCTATCGACATTCAGAGCACCTTTATCTTGGCCCTTTCTGGTATTAATGCCCCGTCCAGTTCGATGACTATCGATTGATCTGTGTAGCCTGATAATTTCTGATTTGTCTGTGGAGCATGCCAGTCCACAGCCTTTGACGTACGCGTCCACAGTCGTTGCAAGTTCTTTTAATATCATTTCTTTCTCTCCTGCAACGAGCCCCCTGTGGCCCGCagcgtgatgtcgtccgcgtacatcgcgtaCCTGACTCCATCGATTCTGTTCAGCTTCTTCGAGAGTCCGATCATGGCACATTCAAGAGTCGCTGCGATACGACCGGCCCTTGGGGTGTTCCCTTGTTTGGCGCTTCGAAGGGAGCAGGCCTTAATTTTTCCAGTTCTATCATTGCCGTTATGTTTGTTAGGAAGGTTTATTCGTTTAATCGGACAGTTT containing:
- the LOC144109439 gene encoding uncharacterized protein LOC144109439, with the translated sequence MLDAAFPLARRSRSPGESTLGAPPNARRTATLAASGVVDVAIVDNNAAILQQPTAPHMTMGSAQEWVGWVAGVVTLASFVGGLSLAWRVHRRASSAGIAFAPMAAAVMCCHAWLLYGRAVLEPAVVWVNAWGLPLLLFNALVHRAYSSDWGPGWALLGALAALQVAAPMMTVSWLGRLASFYTVACNAAPLARVTSGPLPELAVWALAACGLWTAYGALAGDVLLCSSNLLGALVAVAELSAAAWYRRNRRN